One segment of Macrotis lagotis isolate mMagLag1 chromosome 1, bilby.v1.9.chrom.fasta, whole genome shotgun sequence DNA contains the following:
- the DDX28 gene encoding LOW QUALITY PROTEIN: putative ATP-dependent RNA helicase DDX28 (The sequence of the model RefSeq protein was modified relative to this genomic sequence to represent the inferred CDS: substituted 1 base at 1 genomic stop codon) yields MAPGAGPRLLLLLLRRGLASGAPREPLPVIRVPQPLQLRRQARARGEAAPPAAVPRPGPLLIAARRPELSQPARLTLGRWERAPLASRGWKHRRSRGDRFSIERTRRQAPALEARAGPEEQAAAGPEGEALAGFAALGLQPLVLEALRRAALAVVRPTWVQARAAPPLLAGRHLLCAAETGSGKTLSYLLPLLQRLLRRPRLPAARPAPRGLVLVPSRELAEQVRAVAGPLCRHLQLRARDIGGGRGLGLVRRQLALRPPADLLVATPGALWKALRAGLLSLERLCFLVLDEADTLLDPSFLELVEAILGRSPIARDPAELEDPFDPRAQLVLVGATFPEGVGQLLGRLTDLAALTTLSSPRLHCLMPHVRQEFLRLKGSDKVTELIQLLKLRGEDGPGSPGAVLVFCNSSSTVNWLGYILDDHRIRHLRLQGQMPAAMRAGIFQSFQNGSRNVLLCTDIASRGLDSTRVDLVINYDFPPTLQDYIHRAGRVGRVGSEMLGSVISFVTHPWDVELVQKIELAARRRRSLPGIKTRVKEPLPPIELTSXLASDSMGIYNYSQRTLLFVHGFEEPPAEQEEH; encoded by the exons ATGGCGCCGGGGGCCGGGCCGcgcctgctgctgctgctgctccggCGGGGCCTGGCCTCGGGGGCGCCCCGGGAGCCGCTGCCCGTCATCCGCGTCCCGCAGCCCCTGCAGCTGCGGCGCCAGGCGCGGGCCCGGGGCGAGGCCGCCCCGCCGGCCGCCGTGCCCCGGCCCGGGCCGCTGCTGATCGCGGCGCGGCGGCCCGAGCTGAGCCAGCCCGCCCGGCTCACGCTGGGCCGCTGGGAGAGGGCGCCGCTGGCCTCGCGCGGCTGGAAGCACCGGCGCTCGCGCGGTGACCGCTTCTCCATCGAGCGCACGCGGCGGCAGGCGCCGGCCCTGGAGGCTCGG GCTGGGCCGGAGGAGCAGGCCGCGGCCGGGCCGGAGGGGGAGGCCTTGGCCGGCTTCGCGGCCCTGGGCCTGCAGCCCCTCGTGCTGGAGGCCCTGCGGCGGGCCGCGCTGGCCGTGGTGCGGCCCACGTGGGTGCAGGCCCGGGCCGCGCCGCCGCTGCTGGCCGGTCGCCACCTGCTGTGCGCCGCCGAGACGGGCAGCGGCAAGACCCTGAGCTACCTGCTGCCCCTGCTGCAGCGCCTGCTGCGCCGGCCCAGGCTGCCGGCCGCCCGGCCCGCGCCGCGGGGCCTGGTGCTGGTGCCCTCCCGGGAGCTGGCGGAGCAGGTGCGGGCCGTGGCGGGGCCCCTGTGCCGCCACCTGCAGCTGCGGGCGCGCGACATCGGCGGCGGCCGCGGCCTGGGGCTCGTGCGGCGGCAGCTCGCCCTGCGGCCCCCCGCCGACCTGCTGGTGGCCACGCCGGGCGCCCTGTGGAAGGCGCTGCGGGCCGGCCTGCTGAGCCTGGAGCGCCTCTGCTTCCTCGTGCTGGACGAGGCCGACACCCTGCTGGACCCCAGCTTCCTGGAGCTGGTGGAGGCCATCCTGGGCCGGAGCCCCATAGCCCGAGACCCGGCCGAGCTGGAGGACCCCTTCGACCCCCGCGCCCAGCTGGTGCTGGTGGGGGCCACCTTCCCCGAGGGAGTGGGCCAGCTGCTGGGCAGACTCACCGACTTGGCCGCTCTCACCACGCTCTCCAGCCCCAGGCTGCACTGCCTCATGCCCCACGTCCGGCAGGAGTTCCTGAGGCTGAAGGGAAGCGACAAGGTGACCGAACTCATCCAGCTCCTCAAGCTGCGCGGAGAAGACGGCCCTGGCTCCCCCGGGGCTGTTCTGGTGTTTTGTAACAGCTCCAGTACGGTCAACTGGCTGGGCTACATCCTGGATGACCACAGAATCCGACACTTGAGGCTTCAGGGACAGATGCCCGCGGCCATGAGAGCGGGCATCTTCCAGTCCTTCCAGAATGGCTCCAGGAACGTTCTCCTCTGTACAGATATAGCTTCTCGGGGCCTGGACAGTACTCGGGTGGATCTGGTGATCAATTATGACTTTCCACCCACGTTGCAGGACTACATCCACAGAGCTGGCAGGGTGGGCCGAGTGGGGAGTGAGATGCTGGGATCTGTGATTAGTTTTGTCACTCATCCTTGGGATGTGGAACTGGTTCAGAAGATTGAGTTGGCAGCCCGAAGAAGGAGAAGCCTACCAGGGATAAAGACACGTGTTAAAGAACCTTTGCCCCCAATAGAATTGACATCTTAGCTAGCCAGTGACTCTATGGGTATTTACAACTACTCACAAAGGACGCTTCTCTTTGTCCATGGATTCGAAGAGCCTCCTGCAGAGCAAGAGGAGCATTAA
- the DPEP2NB gene encoding DPEP2 neighbor protein isoform X2: MSDRIFYIHSNLSFVPWEGSTAAAAPTSPPTPGHYHVLYRGCGETQVGWHGETYCLVGGYRTYGDAPVASLEKVETEKLVTSRTSKRHHALEEPEKELGGSGPKVLRRWHRVGRRLPSQKRSGQPAS, translated from the exons ATGTCTGACCGGATCTTCTATATACACTCCAACCTGTCCTTCGTCCCCTGGGAGGGCAGTACAGCAG CTGCTGCTCCCACTTCTCCCCCCACACCTGGTCATTACCATGTCCTCTACAGAGGCTGTGGGGAGACCCAGGTGGGCTGGCATGGGGAGACTTACTGCCTCGTTGGTGGTTACCGGACCTATGGGGATGCTCCGGTGGCTTCCTTGGAGAAGGTAGAAACAGAAAAACTAGTGACCAGCCGAACTTCCAAGAGGCACCATGCCCTGGAAGAACCTGAAAAAGAACTGGGAGGCAGTGGTCCCAAAGTACTGCGGCGGTGGCACCGTGTGGGGAGGAGGCTACCCAGCCAGAAGCGCTCGGGCCAGCCAGCTTCCTAG
- the DPEP2NB gene encoding DPEP2 neighbor protein isoform X1: MSDRIFYIHSNLSFVPWEGSTAAAAAPTSPPTPGHYHVLYRGCGETQVGWHGETYCLVGGYRTYGDAPVASLEKVETEKLVTSRTSKRHHALEEPEKELGGSGPKVLRRWHRVGRRLPSQKRSGQPAS; the protein is encoded by the exons ATGTCTGACCGGATCTTCTATATACACTCCAACCTGTCCTTCGTCCCCTGGGAGGGCAGTACAGCAG CAGCTGCTGCTCCCACTTCTCCCCCCACACCTGGTCATTACCATGTCCTCTACAGAGGCTGTGGGGAGACCCAGGTGGGCTGGCATGGGGAGACTTACTGCCTCGTTGGTGGTTACCGGACCTATGGGGATGCTCCGGTGGCTTCCTTGGAGAAGGTAGAAACAGAAAAACTAGTGACCAGCCGAACTTCCAAGAGGCACCATGCCCTGGAAGAACCTGAAAAAGAACTGGGAGGCAGTGGTCCCAAAGTACTGCGGCGGTGGCACCGTGTGGGGAGGAGGCTACCCAGCCAGAAGCGCTCGGGCCAGCCAGCTTCCTAG